One Punica granatum isolate Tunisia-2019 chromosome 3, ASM765513v2, whole genome shotgun sequence genomic window carries:
- the LOC116202052 gene encoding uncharacterized PKHD-type hydroxylase At1g22950-like produces the protein MSLEAFPVDRFKHSQPPAFVGSNNTDGVGSGPPKAAHRLRLSPTADHMPDSYEDLQYQLDFSPMLFSSLERYLPPPMMTLSRDAKVNYMRDILLRYSPEGERTRVLKHREYRQKILTNYKPLHRELYSMHAASFFAPSFLKAIRENTEESFRSIVSEPSPGILVFEMLQPRFCEMLLSEVDNFERWVHETNFRIMRPNTMNKYGAVLDDFGLENMLNKMMDSFVCPLAKVFFPDVGGCTLDSHHGFVVEYGMDRDVELGFHVDDSEVTLNVCLGEQFSGGELFFRGVRCEKHVNTETQPEESVDYSHVPGFAVLHHGRHRHGARATTTGHRVNLLLWCRSSVFRELKKYQTDFSSWCGECQRNKRERHRLSIAATRSELMKRERKTAS, from the exons ATGTCGTTGGAAGCTTTCCCCGTCGACCGGTTCAAGCACAGCCAACCACCGGCTTTCGTCGGGAGCAACAATACCGATGGAGTTGGCTCGGGGCCGCCCAAGGCCGCTCACCGCCTCCGCCTGAGCCCTACAGCGGACCACATGCCGGACAGCTACGAGGACCTCCAGTACCAGCTGGATTTCAGCCCCATGCTCTTCAGCTCGCTCGAGCGGTACCTCCCTCCCCCTATGATGACGCTATCCCGCGACGCCAAGGTCAATTACATGCGCGATATCCTCCTCCGCTACTCGCCTGAAGGCGAGCGCACTCGT GTTCTGAAGCACAGAGAATATAGGCAAAAGATCTTGACGAATTATAAG CCTCTGCACAGAGAGCTGTATTCTATGCATGCTGCAAGTTTCTTTGCGCCCTCGTTCCTTAAAGCGATACGAGAAAACACTGAGGAGAGTTTCAGAAGCATTGTTTCTGAACCTTCCCCGGGGATTTTAGTGTTCGAGATGCTTCAGCCACGCTTTTGTGAAATGCTGCTGTCTGAG GTCGATAACTTTGAAAGGTGGGTTCATGAGACAAATTTCAGGATCATGCGTCCAAATACGATGAATAAATATGGTGCTGTTCTTGATGACTTCGGCCTAGAAAATATGCTTAACAAGATGATGGATAGCTTTGTATGCCCCTTGGCTAAAG TGTTCTTTCCCGATGTTGGTGGATGCACCCTTGATTCTCACCATGGGTTTGTTGTCGAGTATGGCATGGACAGAGATGTTGAACTTG GTTTCCATGTTGATGACTCTGAAGTCACCTTAAATGTTTGCTTGGGTGAGCAATTTTCTGGAGGAGAATTGTTCTTTAGAGGTGTTCGGTGCGAAAAGCATGTCAATACAGAAACCCAACCAGAA GAAAGTGTGGACTATTCCCATGTTCCAGGGTTTGCAGTTCTTCATCATGGTCGCCACAGACACGGTGCTAGAGCTACCACTACTGGTCATCGAGTCAACTTGCTTCTTTGGTGCAGAAG TTCTGTGTTTAGAGAGCTGAAAAAGTACCAGACAGATTTCTCCAGCTGGTGTGGAGAGTGCCAACGCAACAAGCGGGAGAGGCATCGGTTATCTATTGCAGCCACCAGATCG GAATTGATGAAGCGGGAAAGAAAAACAGCTTCTTGA